The Marinobacter sp. SS13-12 sequence GGCAGCCTTTGCCTGGCCCTGGCAGCAGAGCCTCACGAATTCAGCGATTTCCAGTAACTCCCCGTCTGATGCAGTCCCGGAGCGACATTGCCTCTTGGCCTGCCAGCACCCCACCGACTGTTTCTTCGGCAAACGCAGCTGACGTGGCTTCGTGTTAGCCTCTTCCTCTTCTGACCCTTGTCGCCCATTTTCAGCCAGCACCGGACCGTGACTATGACCAAAGGCAAAACGGATCTCGCCAATGCCCTGCTTGAGCAGCATGTAAAACACGAACTCGCGTCCCTGAAAGGGGCAAAGCTGCGTCGGTTCCTGGCAACCGAGGTGGATGCCCTGTTCGATTACGCCGGCACCATCACGCTCAACCGTCTGATCTCGGTGGAGCAGGTGATGGGGGTGATCCAGCGCATAGTTATAGATATGGAGCTGGATGCCGGGATACCGGAGATGGCAGCTGAAATGGCCACCGAAGTACTGAATGCTCCGGTCCAGGGAACCTCACGGCTGCGGGACATCATCACCCGCGAGCAGGCGACAGGCTTCCTGGAAGAGGCACTTGAGCTTCGCCAGCAGCGGGAGAGGGTGATCAGCGAGATCATGGCGCACCCGGTCTACCAGGAACTGGTTTCAAACGTGGTCTACCAGGGTGTGGTGAATTATCTCTATGAAGACAACCTGATCACCAAGAGTGTTCCCGGTGTGGGCTCAATGATGAAGTTTGGCAAGCGCTGGGCCAACAAGGCTGTGCCCGGGCTGGATGAATCCTTTGAGCGCCGGTTCAAGACCTGGCTCTCGGACAGCCTGCCTGGGCTGATTGCCCGCAGTGAACAGTTCCTGCATCGGGCACTGACGGACGATGAACTGCGCGACAGCGTGATGGCGGCCTGGGTTGCGGTGGAAGACCGCACCATTGAAGAGCTCCACGAAGGCCTGGGCGACGTCCAACTGCAGGAGTTTGTGGTACTGGGGTACGAGTTCTGGCTGCAGTTCCGCAAAACCGCGTATTTCGAGGGCTGTACCAGGGCAGTGGTGGAACGCCTTTTCGACATGTATGGCGACAGGCCGGTGATTGAGCTGCTGAGTGACGTAGGTGTTGACCATGATCTGGTGATGGCGGAAGTGGGTGCCCTGGCAGTTCCGCTGATAGACGTGCTGCGGGAGGAAGGGTATCTTGAAGCCCTGATTCGCCGTCGTCTCGAGCCCTTCTACCAGTCGGCGGCGACGAAAAAGCTTCTGCAGCAGGAGAGCTGATTACTCTTGCTTTGTGTGGGGGAAGGTGGACGTGTGGATACCAACCGAGCTGTTCTGGGCCTATCTGGTGGCCATTTCACTGCTGACGGTGACACCAGGGGTGGATACCCTGCTGGTGATGCGAAATGCCGGGCGGGGTGGATTGGAGCGTGGCTTGCAGGATGGTTGTGTAACGAGCGTGGGCATCTGTAGCGGACTGTTTATCCATGCCACCCTGTCTGCCCTGGGTATTTCTGTGTTGCTGGTGGAGACTGCCTGGGCATTTACCGCGCTCAAGTGGGCAGGTGCGTGTTATCTGATCTGGCTGGGACTGAGCTCATTGCGACAGGCCCTGAGGCGTGCCCCTGAAGAGCGTTCAGAGCCGGAAGCCGCCGGTGTGAGGCCGTCACGGATGAAACCGCTAACGGCCTCAGTAGCGTTCCGCGAGGGCCTGTTGTCCAATGTGCTGAACCCCAAAACCGCGCTGTTCTATATGGCGCTGTTGCCCCAGTTTATCGACCCGGCAGGAAATGCCTTCCAGCAATCGTTGTTCCTCGCGGGGGTTCACTTTGTGTTGGCGATGGTGTGGCAATGTGCGCTGGCGGTGCTGGTGGTCAAGTCGCGCCGGCTTGGGGTGGGGCAGGGCGTCAAGCGTACGCTCAACGCTCTGACCGGCGGCTTCTTTGTGGCTATCGGGGGAAAGCTGGCTACGCAGTAAGCGCCACCATTACTTTTCCAGGTACTGCAGCTTGTTCGGCTTGCCGTCCCACTCTTCTGCATCCGGCAACGGATCTTTCTTTTCGGTGATATTAGGCCATTTGCCTGCCAGATCGGCATTGAGTTCAACAAACTGGACCTGATCTGCAGGCAGCTCGTCTTCCGAGAAGATGGCCTCTGCAGGACACTCCGGCTCACACAGCGCGCAATCGATGCACTCGTCCGGGTCGATCACCAGAAAATTCGGGCCTTCGTAGAAGCAGTCAACCGGGCATACTTCCACGCAGTCCGTGTATTTGCACTTGATGCAGTTATCGGTAACGACAAACGTCATAGTCAGCTTCCTGGTCCAGTAGTCAATCTCATCGGTGTAATAATAATTGCGCGGTATTGTATTGAGCGGCCTGCCCACTCGCAAGCGCCGAGGCGCTATATCGTTATTACATGGGTCAATTCTGCCGCATTTTCCACTTATTTGTTCAGTAGTTCCTTCAATTCATACAAGCGGTTCAGTGCATCCCTCGGTGTCAGTCCGTCAACGTCCAGTTTTGCCAGGGTTTCTTCCACCTTGCTGGGTTCCAGGCTGGCGAACATATCTCCCTGCATTACCGGCTCGCTGACCCGGGCCGAACGTGTGCGCTTTTCAGGTTCGGCCGGAGCCGTTGCGGCTTGAGCAGGCAGGGGATTGGCCGGCGCCGCGCTCCC is a genomic window containing:
- the fdxA gene encoding ferredoxin FdxA; translated protein: MTFVVTDNCIKCKYTDCVEVCPVDCFYEGPNFLVIDPDECIDCALCEPECPAEAIFSEDELPADQVQFVELNADLAGKWPNITEKKDPLPDAEEWDGKPNKLQYLEK
- a CDS encoding LysE family translocator; protein product: MWIPTELFWAYLVAISLLTVTPGVDTLLVMRNAGRGGLERGLQDGCVTSVGICSGLFIHATLSALGISVLLVETAWAFTALKWAGACYLIWLGLSSLRQALRRAPEERSEPEAAGVRPSRMKPLTASVAFREGLLSNVLNPKTALFYMALLPQFIDPAGNAFQQSLFLAGVHFVLAMVWQCALAVLVVKSRRLGVGQGVKRTLNALTGGFFVAIGGKLATQ